A genomic segment from Eubalaena glacialis isolate mEubGla1 chromosome 16, mEubGla1.1.hap2.+ XY, whole genome shotgun sequence encodes:
- the LIG4 gene encoding DNA ligase 4, with the protein MAASQTSQTVASHVPFADLCSTLERIQKSKGRAEKIRHFKEFLDSWRKFHDALHKNQKDVTDSFYPAMRLILPQLERERMAYGIKETMLAKLYIELLNLPREGKDALKLLNYRTPTGTRGDAGDFAMIAYFVLKPRCLQKGSLTIQQVNDILDSIANNNAAQRKDLVKKSVLQLITQSSALEQKWLIRMIVKDLKLGFSQQTVFSVFHNDAAELHNVTTDLEKVCRQLHDPSVGLSDISITLFSAFKPMLATIADIERIEKDMKHQSFYIETKLDGERMQMHKDGDVYRYFSRNGYNYEDQFGSSPQEGSLTPFIHNTFKTDVQNCILDGEMMAYNPNTQTFMQKGNKFDIKRMVEDSELQTCYCVFDVLMVNDKKLGQETLRKRYEILNSVFTPVPGRIEIVQKTQAHTKKEVIDALNEAIDKREEGIMIKHPLSIYKPDKRGEGWLKIKPEYVNGLMDELDILIVGGYWGKGSRGGMMSHFLCAVSEKPPSGEKPSVFHTLCRVGSGYTMKELYDLGLKLAKHWKPFHRKAPPSCILCGTEKPEVYIEPWNSVIVQVKATEIVPSDMYKTGCTLRFPRIEKIREDKEWHECTSLEDLEQLRGKASGKLASKHLYVGDDDEPQEKKRKAAPKMRKVIGIIEHLKAPNLSNINKVSNIFEDVEFCVMSGTNSHPKPDLENRIAEFGGYIVQNPGPDTYCVIAGSENIRVKNIISSDKHDVVKPEWLLECLETKSCVPWQPRFMIHMCPSTKQHFAQEYDCYGDSYFVDTDLNQLKEVFSGIKNAGEQTPREMGPVIADLEHRYSWDNTPLSMFRHHTVYLDLYTVINDLSTKVEGARLAITALELQFHGAKVVSCLAEGVSHVIIGEDQSRVADFKAFRRTLKRKFKILQERWVTESIDKSELQEENQYLV; encoded by the coding sequence ATGGCTGCCTCACAAACTTCACAGACTGTTGCATCTCACGTTCCTTTTGCAGATTTATGTTCAACTTTAGAACGAATACAGAAAAGTAAAGGACGTGCAGAAAAAATCAGACACTTCAAAGAATTTTTAGATTCTTGGAGAAAGTTTCATGATGCCCTTCATAAGAACCAAAAAGATGTCACAGATTCTTTTTATCCAGCCATGAGACTTATTCTTCCTCagctggaaagagagagaatggccTATGGCATCAAAGAAACTATGCTTGCTAAGCTTTATATTGAATTGCTTAACTTACCTCGAGAAGGAAAAGATGCCCTCAAACTTCTaaactacagaacacctaccggAACTCGTGGAGATGCTGGAGACTTTGCGATGATTGCGTACTTTGTGTTGAAACCCAGATGTTTACAGAAGGGAAGTTTAACCATACAGCAGGTAAATGACATTTTAGACTCCATTGCCAACAATAATGCTGCCCAAAGGAAGGACCTAGTAAAGAAGAGTGTTCTTCAGCTTATAACTCAGAGTTCAGCACTTGAACAAAAGTGGCTGATACGGATGATTGTAAAGGACTTGAAGCTTGGTTTTAGTCAGCAaactgtattttctgtttttcataatgATGCTGCTGAGTTGCATAATGTCACCACAGATCTGGAAAAGGTCTGTAGGCAACTGCATGATCCTTCAGTTGGACTCAGTGACATTTCTATCACTTTATTCTCTGCCTTTAAACCCATGCTGGCCACTATAGCAGATATCGAGCGAATTGAGAAGGACATGAAACACCAGAGTTTCTACATCGAAACCAAGCTAGACGGTGAGCGCATGCAAATGCACAAGGATGGGGACGTGTATCGGTACTTCTCCCGCAATGGATATAACTATGAGGATCAGTTTGGTTCTTCCCCACAGGAAGGTTCCCTTACACCGTTCATCCATAATACATTCAAAACAGATGTTCAAAACTGCATCCTCGATGGTGAGATGATGGCCTACAACCCTAATACACAAACTTTTATGCAAAAGGGGAATAAGTTTGATATTAAAAGAATGGTAGAAGATTCTGAGCTGCAAACTTGTTACTGTGTTTTTGATGTATTGATGGTTAATGATAAAAAGCTAGGGCAGGAGACACTGAGAAAGAGGTATGAAATTCTTAATAGTGTTTTTACACCAGTACCAGGTAGGATAGAAATAGTGCAAAAAACACAAGCTCATACTAAGAAAGAAGTAATTGATGCTTTGAATGAAGCAATAGATAAAAGAGAAGAGGGGATCATGATAAAACATCCTCTGTCCATTTACAAGCCAGATAAAAGAGGTGAAGGATGGCTAAAAATTAAACCAGAGTATGTAAATGGGCTGATGGATGAACTGGACATCTTAATCGTGGGGGGCTACTGGGGGAAAGGTTCCCGGGGTGGAATGATGTCTCATTTTTTGTGTGCGGTGTCAGAGAAACCCCCTTCTGGTGAAAAACCATCAGTGTTTCATACTCTCTGTCGCGTTGGCTCAGGTTACACCATGAAAGAACTGTATGACCTGGGTTTGAAGTTGGCCAAACACTGGAAGCCTTTTCATAGGAAAGCTCCACCAAGTTGCATTTTATGTGGAACAGAGAAGCCAGAGGTCTACATCGAACCTTGGAATTCGGTCATTGTTCAGGTTAAGGCCACAGAGATCGTCCCCAGTGATATGTATAAAACTGGCTGCACGTTGCGTTTTCCACGAATTGAGAAGATAAGAGAAGACAAAGAATGGCATGAATGTACATCTCTGGAGGACTTAGAACAACTTCGAGGGAAAGCCTCCGGAAAGCTTGCGTCTAAACACCTTTATGTGGGTGATGATGATGAACCACAAGAAAAAAAGCGGAAAGCTGCCCCAAAGATGAGGAAAGTTATTggaattattgagcacctaaaaGCACCCAACCTTTCTAACATAAACAAAGTTTCTAATATATTTGAAGATGTGGAGTTTTGTGTCATGAGTGGAACAAACAGCCATCCAAAGCCTGATCTGGAGAACAGAATCGCAGAATTTGGTGGTTACATAGTCCAAAATCCAGGCCCAGACACATACTGTGTGATTGCAGGGTCTGAGAACATTCGAGTGAAAAACATCATCTCTTCTGATAAACACGATGTTGTCAAGCCGGAGTGGCTGTTAGAGTGTTTAGAAACCAAAAGCTGTGTGCCATGGCAGCCTCGCTTCATGATCCACATGTGCCCGTCAACAAAACAGCACTTCGCCCAGGAATACGACTGCTATGGGGATAGTTACTTTGTCGATACAGATTTGAACCAACTGAAGGAAGTGTTCTCGGGAATTAAAAATGCTGGTGAACAGACTCCTAGGGAAATGGGTCCTGTGATTGCCGATTTGGAACACCGGTATTCCTGGGACAACACTCCTCTTAGCATGTTTCGACACCACACCGTTTATTTGGACTTGTATACTGTTATTAATGACTTAAGTACTAAAGTCGAGGGGGCAAGATTAGCTATCACAGCCCTGGAGCTTCAATTTCATGGAGCAAAAGTAGTTTCCTGCTTAGCTGAGGGAGTGTCTCATGTCATCATTGGGGAGGATCAGAGTCGGGTTGCAGACTTTAAAGCTTTTCGAAGAACTCTTAAGAGAAAGTTTAAAATCCTACAAGAACGTTGGGTAACTGAATCAATAGACAAGAGTGAACTACAGGAGGAAAATCAATATTTGGTTTGA